The Candidatus Dormiibacterota bacterium DNA segment CGGACGAGGAAGCCTGCGAGTACGCGACCACTCCCTTGTACGGACCGTTCGCGAACATCGTGCCGAAGGGCGCGGGCGCGCTCGATGTGGTTCCGCCGCACGTGACCGAGCGGCTGTCGGTCTCCGCCTGTCCGTTGCTGTTGGTCACGCCGCTCGGGTAGCACGGGGCGCCGTTGCCGGTGCCGGTCGCCGTGAAGGCGTTGCCGGACCACGACCCCGGCACGTTGCCGGGGACCGGCACCGGCGACCCGGTCGCGATCATCACGTTGTTGCCCTGCACCGTGGTGCCCGCCTGGGTGAGGATCGCCAGGCCCTTCTCGAAGCGGAAGACACCGGGATACTGGCCGCTGGGGTTGAGGTCGTACGCTCCGGAGCAGTCGGCGAACTGGACGTTGCCGCTGGTGATCACCACCGGGTTGGCGTAGTCGCCGGGCAGCAGCACCGTCGTGCCGCTCGTGCCCACGTTCGGAGGCTGCACCGAGGCCGGCACGGTTCGCGCCGGCGCGGCATTGCCGTCCTGCGGGCAGAGGCCCTGGGTCGGGGTGGCGAAGGGGTCGTCGACGCCGCTGCCGCCGGCGCCCGGCAGCAGGGGGTCGGTGAGCTGGGTCTGGTTGTTGACGATCAGGTCGTACTTCAGCACCACGCTCGACGACGCGCTGCAGGTGGCCGTGTTGTACGGATCGGGGGTCGGTGGATAGCCCGGCGGGGTGCTGTTGTACGGGGGCGGCGCGCCACCGTTGGTCCCGAAGCACCAGTCGAGCGGCCAGTTCGGCCCGACCGTCTCCATGATCCCGTGCAAGATCAGGTTGCTCGTGTCCTTGGCGTCGACGACGTCGTCGTAGCTGACCCCGTTGTGGGTCTGGTTCCACGGGCTCCAGGGCACCGTCGAGTTGGCGAAGATGGTTCCGTAGACGGAGAAGGTCCCGGTCCCCCCGCCCAGCACCGCATGGGGCTCGACCTGGTCCAGCGCGACGATCGCGACGCTCTGACCGGTGCCAGGATTGAGAATCGACCTCGCCGATGCCGTGGTCGACAGGCTTGAGACGCCCATGATCCGGGCGAGGAACGGCGACCACGACGGCGAGACCCTGACCGCCACCCCGCACGCCGTCGACGGCGGGTAGGTGGTTCCACTGTTGCTCACCGTCCACGGCAGCCCGTAGTTGGCCGGATTGGGGATGGTGGCGCCGGCCTTGTCGAGATAGGTGCCGGTCCAGCCGGCCGCGACCGCGCTCGAGTTCTGGTCGATCACCGACTGCATCGTGGAGAAGACCGCGGCGTTGCTCGGAGCCGAGCCGCCGCCCTGGCAGACGCCCTTGATCGCGTTGGTGCCGGCGACGGCGGCGAAGTCGGCGGCGTTCTGGGCGCGCCGCAGCTGCACCAGCCCGAAGCCACCGTCGACCGCGACCGCCGCCATCCCGAGGACGACGATGGCGGCGAGGGCGAACAGCACGACGACCTGCCCCCGCTCGTGCCTCCGGCAGAGGTGGGGACGGCGCGATGGCCTGCGCATGCGGATGGTCATGGTGTCGCTCCGGCCTGGGACTGGACGGTGATCCCCTTGAGCAGCGGGATCAGGGGGACCACGGGATGGGAGACGTGGACCACCTCCATCGGGGTGTTGAGCGGCGCCGGCGCGGTGGACCTGGTGA contains these protein-coding regions:
- a CDS encoding Tad domain-containing protein, whose protein sequence is MTIRMRRPSRRPHLCRRHERGQVVVLFALAAIVVLGMAAVAVDGGFGLVQLRRAQNAADFAAVAGTNAIKGVCQGGGSAPSNAAVFSTMQSVIDQNSSAVAAGWTGTYLDKAGATIPNPANYGLPWTVSNSGTTYPPSTACGVAVRVSPSWSPFLARIMGVSSLSTTASARSILNPGTGQSVAIVALDQVEPHAVLGGGTGTFSVYGTIFANSTVPWSPWNQTHNGVSYDDVVDAKDTSNLILHGIMETVGPNWPLDWCFGTNGGAPPPYNSTPPGYPPTPDPYNTATCSASSSVVLKYDLIVNNQTQLTDPLLPGAGGSGVDDPFATPTQGLCPQDGNAAPARTVPASVQPPNVGTSGTTVLLPGDYANPVVITSGNVQFADCSGAYDLNPSGQYPGVFRFEKGLAILTQAGTTVQGNNVMIATGSPVPVPGNVPGSWSGNAFTATGTGNGAPCYPSGVTNSNGQAETDSRSVTCGGTTSSAPAPFGTMFANGPYKGVVAYSQASSSADTSQYGTGTNYAAILGGAGTITLTGPTSGEYRDIVLFQERSIPGNTGLDAQPGDTATVTLNGLVYNASFPCYGWPVVGGACTTSIGGRSNPYDFWDVGVPFHPGGVLQAGVGTGSGYPRTSHGTVTVNGPSVVDDFNTDGGTAIVIDGTKNTYNLPGVIGSGNPPLVG